In one Paenibacillus sp. JQZ6Y-1 genomic region, the following are encoded:
- a CDS encoding DedA family protein codes for MVNPIIIHLVESYSYMAFFLAFILGPFGVPVPNEVTILTGAVLSSTGMLNPYLTYACMLLGLLTAITISYVAGACFGQRLHARLQHKPYVHRAEKLFERLGSKALCIGFFIPVIRYVLPLFAGFHRMTYRMFAILAYSSALLWTGLFFMIGHYVGVYLF; via the coding sequence ATGGTCAATCCTATCATCATTCACCTAGTGGAAAGCTATAGCTATATGGCGTTTTTTCTCGCTTTTATATTGGGACCATTTGGCGTTCCTGTACCGAATGAAGTAACGATTCTTACAGGTGCTGTATTGAGCAGCACTGGCATGTTAAACCCGTACTTGACCTATGCCTGTATGCTGCTTGGTCTGTTAACAGCCATTACGATTTCGTATGTAGCAGGTGCATGCTTCGGGCAACGTCTCCACGCTCGTTTACAACACAAGCCCTATGTGCACAGAGCGGAAAAGCTATTTGAGCGTCTAGGCAGTAAAGCGCTATGTATTGGGTTTTTTATTCCTGTTATTCGTTATGTGCTTCCTCTATTTGCCGGATTTCATCGTATGACATATCGCATGTTTGCCATACTCGCCTATAGTAGCGCACTGCTGTGGACTGGGCTTTTTTTCATGATTGGTCATTATGTTGGCGTCTATTTATTTTGA
- a CDS encoding ABC transporter permease encodes MSKDIQVYARHTGQHDSKNQPSTPDSHTEQIVDSRVQQSADHRRTSGAQHTTETAAVLQESKATRHPSSAEQYGANAAQHVVHAGNNLVRSSGSYAVNTALNAPFELAHRECAAEGINEDYRKPRYESIRRVFRSKSGLLGAILLALIVLFALIGPLLSGYAPNAVDMKTQNLPPRLPVVEQLGVWNGETRGENPYIERGISQEYHYFGTDTLGRDLWTRVFTGTRISLFVAMVAVCIDIVIGITYGMISGYFGGRVDLVMQRIIEVIAGIPSLVVITLFMIILKPGLITIIIALMITNWIGMSRIVRAQVLRLKQQDYVLAARTLGASDIVILLREILPNMYGTIIIMAMMSIPEAIFIESFLSFIGLGIPEPTASLGTLISTGFKSMMIHPYMVAIPVVVFALLMISFNLLSDSLRDALDSKLKI; translated from the coding sequence GTGAGCAAAGACATCCAAGTATACGCAAGGCATACCGGGCAACATGACAGTAAAAACCAACCATCCACGCCAGATTCCCATACTGAGCAGATTGTCGATTCTCGTGTACAACAGAGTGCGGATCATCGTCGGACTAGCGGAGCACAACATACAACAGAAACGGCGGCTGTATTACAAGAGTCGAAGGCTACACGGCATCCGTCGAGTGCTGAACAATATGGAGCCAATGCTGCACAGCATGTAGTACATGCAGGCAACAATCTTGTTAGAAGTAGCGGTTCGTATGCAGTGAATACGGCGCTTAACGCTCCTTTTGAATTGGCACATCGAGAGTGTGCTGCCGAAGGCATCAACGAGGATTATCGCAAGCCGCGTTATGAAAGTATCCGCCGTGTATTTCGCAGCAAAAGCGGGCTGCTTGGCGCCATCTTATTAGCGCTCATTGTGCTGTTTGCACTGATCGGACCGCTGCTTAGCGGGTATGCACCGAATGCGGTAGATATGAAAACGCAAAACTTGCCGCCTCGCCTACCAGTGGTGGAGCAGCTTGGAGTTTGGAACGGGGAGACGCGGGGCGAGAATCCGTATATCGAGCGCGGAATTTCGCAGGAGTATCACTATTTTGGTACTGATACGCTCGGTCGCGATCTGTGGACGCGTGTCTTTACAGGCACACGAATTTCATTGTTTGTCGCGATGGTGGCGGTGTGTATCGATATTGTGATCGGGATTACATATGGCATGATCTCGGGTTATTTTGGCGGCAGGGTCGATCTGGTGATGCAGCGGATCATCGAGGTGATTGCAGGCATACCGAGTCTGGTCGTGATTACGCTATTTATGATTATTCTCAAACCGGGGCTGATTACGATCATTATCGCGCTGATGATTACGAACTGGATCGGTATGAGCCGGATTGTACGGGCGCAGGTATTGCGGTTGAAGCAGCAGGATTATGTACTGGCGGCACGCACGCTGGGCGCTTCGGATATTGTCATTTTGCTGCGTGAGATTTTGCCGAATATGTATGGCACGATCATCATTATGGCGATGATGTCGATTCCCGAAGCGATCTTTATCGAATCGTTTTTGTCATTTATCGGGCTAGGTATTCCAGAGCCGACCGCTTCACTTGGGACACTAATCAGTACTGGCTTCAAGTCGATGATGATTCATCCGTATATGGTGGCAATTCCGGTTGTTGTATTCGCATTGCTGATGATCAGCTTCAATTTGCTGTCAGATAGTCTGCGTGATGCACTGGATTCCAAATTAAAAATCTGA
- a CDS encoding response regulator transcription factor: MPTILVVDDDYEIRDVIHMYLRNEGYTVIEAEDGIEAVENISSTAIDLVILDVMMPRMDGIRACMKIRDISDVPIIMLSAKEDDIDKITGLTTGADDYIGKPFNPLELLARVKAQLRRQSLLGKDTSSALIEVRELVIDKQKHIVTVQKAPVSLTPREFSILELLASHPGQVFSPAQIYERVWEEAAGYSDNTVMVHIRNLREKIERSPKEPQYIKTVWGVGYKAE; the protein is encoded by the coding sequence ATGCCTACAATCCTTGTTGTCGATGATGATTACGAAATTAGAGATGTGATCCATATGTATTTGCGTAATGAGGGATATACTGTCATAGAAGCAGAGGATGGAATCGAGGCGGTCGAGAACATATCCAGTACCGCGATTGATCTGGTCATTCTCGATGTGATGATGCCCCGTATGGATGGCATTCGCGCCTGTATGAAAATTCGCGACATCTCCGATGTGCCGATCATTATGTTATCTGCGAAGGAAGACGATATCGATAAAATTACAGGCTTGACGACAGGCGCGGATGATTACATCGGCAAGCCGTTCAATCCGTTAGAGCTACTTGCACGAGTCAAAGCACAACTACGCAGACAATCGCTGCTTGGCAAGGATACCTCCTCTGCTTTGATTGAAGTAAGAGAGCTAGTGATCGATAAGCAAAAGCATATCGTGACCGTACAAAAAGCTCCTGTATCACTCACGCCGCGCGAGTTTTCCATTTTAGAGCTGCTTGCTAGTCACCCCGGACAGGTATTCAGTCCGGCACAAATTTATGAACGCGTATGGGAGGAAGCAGCCGGATATTCAGATAATACAGTAATGGTGCATATTCGTAATTTGCGCGAGAAGATTGAGCGTTCTCCGAAGGAGCCGCAATATATCAAAACCGTTTGGGGTGTTGGTTATAAAGCCGAATAA
- a CDS encoding peptide ABC transporter substrate-binding protein gives MSKKTMVLLLTLALLAGLLSACGKGSESSDAASSPDSQDLIVANTADVSTLDSNLATSAEDLNIINKLVEGLYRQSETGVELAAASDVKISDDKKTYTFTIRDEKWSDGTPVTAHDFEYAWKRLANPATKAEYSYMLLVAGVKNAENVLYNGAALDTLGVKATDDKTFVVQLDRVVPYFDSLIAGTYFAPINETFATAQGDQYGLSKDNVLANGPFVISDWTVGGDSVVLSKNTQYWDQNHIKLNTLTYKTVKDSQSGILAYQSQQLDYVEINGEEGAAYKDSKDYHTQLARMLYYFQPNLKVKELNNVNLRLALALAYDKHAIVDNILKDGSVPADFLIVNTLASGVEGKTFRDAAQTTYLESDKAKAVEYFNKAKAELKQDSFTFELLYDDDDTTKQIAQFYQSEIQNTLPGVTINLKAQPKKNRVALAGKGDFQIIITRWGADYDDPSTYFDLFTERSGYNFGHWVNPAYDKLVNGASQQWIASPEKRLDAYIQAEKVLLDDAAIFPIYQDGRSYLLNSRVTVKFSPEGSALWRTATISN, from the coding sequence ATGAGTAAAAAAACAATGGTATTGCTGTTAACATTAGCGCTATTAGCTGGGCTGCTGAGCGCCTGCGGCAAAGGCTCCGAAAGCTCAGATGCGGCTTCGTCCCCTGACAGTCAGGATCTGATCGTCGCCAATACGGCGGATGTCTCGACATTGGATTCCAATCTGGCTACATCGGCAGAGGACTTAAATATTATTAACAAGCTGGTGGAAGGATTATACCGTCAAAGTGAAACAGGCGTAGAGCTGGCGGCGGCAAGCGATGTGAAGATTAGCGATGACAAGAAAACATACACCTTTACCATTCGTGACGAGAAGTGGTCAGATGGCACACCAGTAACGGCACATGATTTTGAATATGCGTGGAAACGATTGGCGAATCCAGCAACCAAGGCGGAATACTCGTATATGCTGCTTGTCGCTGGTGTGAAAAACGCTGAGAACGTACTCTACAACGGTGCCGCGCTGGATACACTGGGCGTTAAGGCAACGGATGACAAAACATTTGTCGTGCAGCTGGATCGGGTTGTGCCGTACTTTGACTCTCTGATTGCGGGTACATACTTTGCACCGATTAATGAGACATTCGCTACCGCGCAAGGCGATCAATACGGATTATCCAAAGACAATGTGCTCGCGAACGGACCATTTGTCATCTCCGATTGGACCGTGGGCGGCGACTCGGTTGTACTATCCAAAAACACGCAGTATTGGGATCAGAACCATATCAAACTGAATACACTTACTTACAAAACAGTCAAAGATTCGCAATCTGGTATTCTGGCATATCAATCACAGCAGCTGGATTATGTGGAGATTAACGGCGAGGAGGGCGCAGCCTATAAAGATTCCAAAGATTATCACACCCAGCTTGCCCGTATGCTCTATTATTTCCAGCCAAATCTGAAGGTAAAAGAACTGAACAATGTGAATCTGCGTCTGGCATTGGCACTTGCGTATGACAAACATGCAATCGTCGATAACATTCTAAAAGACGGCTCTGTCCCAGCGGATTTCTTGATCGTGAACACGCTGGCTTCTGGCGTAGAAGGCAAAACATTCCGTGACGCCGCGCAAACGACCTATCTAGAATCCGATAAAGCCAAAGCAGTGGAGTATTTCAATAAAGCCAAAGCGGAGCTGAAGCAGGACAGCTTTACCTTTGAACTGCTGTACGACGATGACGATACCACCAAACAAATCGCTCAATTCTATCAATCCGAAATTCAAAATACACTGCCGGGCGTGACCATCAATCTGAAAGCCCAGCCGAAGAAAAATCGCGTTGCTCTCGCTGGCAAAGGCGACTTCCAGATTATTATCACCCGTTGGGGCGCCGACTATGACGATCCATCCACATACTTCGATCTATTCACAGAGCGTTCTGGCTATAATTTCGGTCATTGGGTGAATCCAGCATACGACAAGCTGGTAAATGGTGCATCTCAGCAATGGATCGCTTCGCCGGAGAAACGTCTGGATGCGTATATCCAAGCGGAAAAAGTATTGCTCGACGATGCCGCCATTTTCCCGATCTATCAGGATGGACGTTCATATCTGCTCAACTCACGCGTTACGGTAAAATTCAGTCCAGAAGGTTCAGCACTATGGAGAACAGCAACGATCAGTAATTAA
- a CDS encoding putative quinol monooxygenase, which yields MTNLVNNAILKAKPGNEEKLKAELIKMLEPSRSESGCIQYTLHESVEPGVFVFYEVWKDEAALEFHMNTPHFKAYRENIASLVDSREAFRLHQIEQ from the coding sequence ATGACGAATCTTGTAAATAATGCGATTTTGAAAGCAAAACCGGGGAATGAGGAGAAGTTGAAAGCAGAATTAATTAAAATGCTGGAGCCTTCTCGTAGCGAGAGCGGCTGTATTCAATATACGTTGCACGAATCGGTAGAACCGGGTGTGTTTGTCTTTTATGAAGTGTGGAAAGATGAAGCAGCGCTCGAATTTCATATGAATACGCCGCATTTCAAAGCCTATCGTGAAAACATTGCCTCACTGGTGGATTCGCGTGAAGCGTTCCGGTTGCATCAGATCGAACAATAA
- a CDS encoding ABC transporter ATP-binding protein produces the protein MSGKGQTRGGAQVSEPTIHKDQASVNHRIPSMGQSVSSPLPAQSPTESSQPSTVSDDSPIVSSHSQIVLSVSNLAVSFRTARGLLRAVRGVSFALKRGKTLAIVGESGSGKSATARTIMGLGGRQQQIDSGHIYFQDIHNGGSQPIDLLTLSKKQLISNICGQKIAMIFQDPMSTLNPTMSIGRQIMEAIRKHQRLSRKESRERGIQLLEEVGIRQAAHTYRQYPHQLSGGMRQRVVIAIALACNPQILICDEPTTALDVTIQARILELIARIQQEKNLSVIYITHDFGVVARVADEVAVMYAGQLVEKGTADDIFYDPVHPYTRALLSCVPDAGMESQRLYSIPGIPPDLVHPIVGDAFAPRNEYALNIDFEQEPPEYRINDTHTVRSWLLHEEAPELDVNPILTQRLRQMQTRADDTPTQGQV, from the coding sequence ATGTCAGGAAAGGGGCAAACAAGAGGAGGTGCGCAAGTGAGCGAGCCGACGATACATAAGGATCAAGCATCTGTCAATCATCGCATACCATCTATGGGACAGTCAGTATCGTCACCATTGCCAGCGCAATCGCCGACTGAATCATCTCAACCATCAACCGTATCAGATGATTCGCCAATCGTATCGTCCCATTCGCAAATTGTATTATCCGTGTCCAATCTGGCGGTCAGCTTTCGGACGGCACGCGGATTGCTGCGGGCGGTGCGTGGAGTGAGCTTTGCATTGAAGCGTGGCAAGACGCTAGCGATTGTTGGCGAATCCGGCAGTGGCAAATCAGCGACAGCGCGGACGATTATGGGGCTGGGTGGACGACAGCAGCAGATCGACAGCGGACATATTTATTTTCAGGATATTCATAATGGAGGGAGTCAACCAATCGATCTACTTACGCTCAGCAAGAAACAACTCATTTCCAACATTTGTGGTCAGAAGATTGCCATGATCTTTCAAGATCCGATGAGTACGCTCAATCCGACGATGAGTATTGGGCGTCAGATTATGGAGGCGATTCGCAAGCATCAACGGCTGAGCCGTAAGGAAAGTCGTGAACGGGGCATTCAATTGCTGGAGGAGGTAGGGATTCGGCAGGCGGCACATACCTACCGACAGTATCCGCACCAGCTGTCCGGTGGGATGCGGCAGCGGGTGGTGATCGCGATTGCCCTTGCCTGCAATCCACAGATCCTAATCTGCGATGAGCCAACAACGGCGCTGGATGTGACGATCCAGGCGCGCATATTGGAGCTGATTGCACGGATTCAGCAGGAGAAGAATCTGTCTGTCATTTACATTACGCATGACTTTGGCGTGGTGGCGCGGGTCGCGGATGAGGTGGCGGTTATGTATGCTGGGCAATTGGTGGAAAAGGGAACCGCCGACGATATATTCTACGATCCGGTTCATCCGTACACGCGTGCGCTATTATCCTGTGTACCGGATGCAGGGATGGAATCTCAACGCTTGTATTCAATTCCGGGTATCCCGCCTGATCTGGTACACCCGATTGTGGGCGATGCATTCGCGCCGCGTAATGAATATGCGCTGAATATTGATTTTGAGCAGGAACCGCCGGAATACCGGATCAATGATACCCATACCGTTCGTTCATGGTTGCTGCATGAGGAGGCACCAGAGCTGGATGTGAACCCGATCTTGACGCAGCGGCTACGACAGATGCAGACGCGGGCAGATGATACACCCACGCAAGGACAAGTCTAA
- a CDS encoding dipeptidase, with product MGYIDLHCDTLMLFARPDHMGDLRHNDRQVDLDKLARGGAYAQFFAIFMVPEGFYAHLQMEPLDDAVYYERLYTAFRQEFMDGHGVAQGNAARFAGNYEQYAANRAAGILSAFLTIEDGRLLNGNLATLDQWYDQGVRLITLTWNYENSIGYPQSSDQQLMQLGLKSFGMETVQRMNELGIIVDVSHLSDGGFWDVVKHSSKPFAASHSNSRELSPHPRNLTDEMIRALGNKGGVAGLNFGGNFLNQQISNDHSTIRQMIRHIQHMVHVGGVDSVALGSDFDGVPRNLEIDDASQVPLLAERLQQHGFHSSDIDKIMFGNVERLIRETL from the coding sequence ATGGGATATATTGATCTACATTGCGATACGCTGATGCTGTTTGCGAGACCGGATCATATGGGTGATTTGCGGCATAATGACCGACAGGTTGATCTGGATAAGCTGGCACGCGGCGGAGCATATGCACAATTTTTCGCTATCTTTATGGTGCCAGAGGGCTTTTATGCTCATTTACAGATGGAGCCGTTGGACGATGCTGTATATTATGAACGCCTGTATACTGCATTTCGACAGGAATTTATGGATGGACACGGAGTAGCGCAAGGGAATGCCGCGCGGTTTGCTGGCAATTATGAGCAGTATGCTGCCAACCGAGCGGCGGGTATATTATCCGCTTTTCTGACAATCGAAGACGGACGACTGTTGAATGGCAATCTGGCTACACTGGATCAGTGGTATGATCAGGGCGTACGACTAATCACGCTGACTTGGAATTACGAGAATAGCATCGGTTATCCGCAATCGTCAGATCAGCAGCTCATGCAGCTGGGCTTAAAGTCGTTCGGTATGGAAACGGTACAGCGCATGAACGAGCTGGGCATCATCGTTGATGTATCGCATCTGTCAGACGGTGGCTTCTGGGATGTGGTGAAGCACAGCAGCAAACCATTTGCCGCTTCCCATTCCAATAGCCGCGAGCTGTCACCCCATCCGCGCAATCTCACGGACGAGATGATTCGCGCCCTAGGCAACAAGGGTGGAGTAGCAGGGTTGAATTTTGGCGGTAATTTTCTGAATCAACAGATTTCCAACGATCATAGTACCATCCGGCAGATGATACGGCATATTCAACATATGGTGCATGTAGGCGGGGTGGATAGTGTGGCGCTTGGCTCCGACTTTGACGGCGTACCGCGAAATCTAGAGATCGATGATGCTTCTCAGGTTCCGCTGCTCGCTGAGCGATTACAGCAGCATGGGTTCCATTCATCCGACATCGATAAAATTATGTTCGGCAATGTAGAGCGACTGATTCGCGAGACATTATAA
- a CDS encoding class I SAM-dependent methyltransferase: MSMREGFLFLHRFFGHPKRVGSVMPSSRFLAEQMVKPIEWDHMRAIAELGSGTGAITRVLQAHATDEMDIVLFEMDKQMREYIRKQYPQFPCYANARHLYEKMQEQGIPALDCVVSGLPFFNFDESIRQALLDQVVQALKPGGLFITYQYSLQMKKMLADTFIIEAIRFVPMNVPPAFVYICRKKFV, from the coding sequence ATGAGTATGAGAGAAGGATTTCTATTTTTACATCGTTTTTTTGGTCATCCGAAAAGAGTAGGCAGTGTGATGCCAAGCTCTCGATTTCTAGCGGAGCAGATGGTTAAGCCTATTGAGTGGGATCATATGCGTGCCATCGCAGAACTGGGTTCAGGTACGGGAGCGATTACGCGTGTTCTTCAAGCTCATGCCACAGATGAGATGGACATAGTATTGTTTGAAATGGACAAGCAAATGAGGGAGTATATAAGAAAACAATATCCGCAATTCCCCTGTTATGCTAACGCTCGCCATTTATATGAAAAAATGCAGGAGCAAGGAATTCCAGCATTGGATTGTGTCGTAAGCGGGCTTCCTTTTTTCAATTTTGATGAGTCGATTCGACAAGCACTACTTGATCAGGTCGTTCAGGCGCTCAAGCCGGGCGGATTGTTCATTACCTATCAGTATTCCCTTCAAATGAAAAAGATGCTTGCCGATACCTTTATTATCGAGGCGATTCGGTTTGTTCCGATGAATGTACCCCCTGCATTCGTATACATTTGTCGTAAGAAGTTTGTATGA
- a CDS encoding ABC transporter ATP-binding protein, with protein MTVAKQPTDCIQPLHIDTDDAPLLSVSGLKQSFRSNGQKVQAVSGIDLHIHQGETYGLVGESGSGKSTIGRCLIRIYDPDEGKIILDGNEISGKLTRERKRYIASRMQMIFQDPMASLNPKKRVLDIIGQGLDIHRIYRSAAERRERVYEVMDKVGLARSHAERYPHQFSGGQRQRIGIARALIMNPKLLIADEAISALDVSIQAQIVNLLKQLQQELNTAYLFIAHDLAMVKHISDRIGVLHHGYLVETGTADDIFRRAVHPYTRSLLSAIPVPDPRVEKNRHSFHYRASELDYVDAVEHSLGGKHVVLATPEQLAKWQQEVNG; from the coding sequence ATGACAGTGGCAAAGCAACCAACCGATTGTATCCAGCCGTTACATATCGATACCGACGATGCTCCTTTGCTATCGGTCAGTGGATTAAAGCAGTCGTTTCGCTCCAATGGGCAAAAGGTACAAGCGGTCAGCGGTATCGATCTGCATATTCATCAGGGCGAAACGTATGGGCTAGTCGGCGAATCTGGTAGCGGCAAATCAACGATTGGACGTTGTCTGATCCGCATATACGATCCTGATGAGGGCAAAATCATCTTGGACGGCAATGAAATCAGTGGCAAACTGACACGCGAACGCAAACGGTATATTGCCAGTCGGATGCAGATGATTTTCCAAGACCCAATGGCAAGTCTGAATCCGAAAAAAAGGGTGCTCGACATCATCGGTCAAGGTCTGGATATTCATCGTATCTACCGTTCGGCAGCGGAACGGCGAGAGCGCGTATACGAGGTGATGGATAAAGTTGGGCTGGCGCGCAGTCATGCGGAGCGGTATCCGCATCAATTTTCCGGTGGACAGCGGCAGCGGATTGGCATTGCGCGAGCGCTGATTATGAATCCGAAGCTGCTCATTGCTGATGAAGCGATTAGTGCGCTGGATGTGTCGATTCAGGCACAGATCGTCAACCTGCTCAAGCAATTGCAGCAGGAGTTGAATACGGCATATCTGTTTATTGCGCATGATCTGGCGATGGTGAAGCATATTTCCGACCGGATCGGTGTACTGCATCATGGGTATCTGGTGGAGACGGGTACGGCGGACGATATTTTCCGGCGAGCAGTGCATCCGTATACGCGCTCGCTACTATCTGCGATTCCCGTACCTGATCCTCGGGTGGAAAAGAATCGACACAGCTTTCACTACCGGGCAAGCGAGCTGGATTATGTCGATGCGGTAGAGCATTCTCTAGGCGGAAAGCATGTGGTGCTGGCTACACCGGAGCAGCTGGCGAAGTGGCAGCAGGAGGTGAATGGCTGA
- a CDS encoding sensor histidine kinase, whose product MKSSTLYYDIYLIFLFMIIFVIIFYMMTRKIVHDLINLEQGLTIIAQGNMDHRITTQREDELGRVIHSVNTMAAQLQQKIAQERELENSKMELINGISHDLRTPLTSVIGYMELLQSRSFRNEDEYQRFVQNAHNKALHLKKMLEDLFEYTRLAWKEARLHRESIDMIQMVNQLYYEFEPIAREMGIAVVKHTMNTSIYTQVDSEKIARTIDNLLNNALHHSLTPGTIQLVMKQTEQRVIIEITNEGIPLTKEQEKRLFERFYKVDQSRQDRGSQSGTGLGLSIARSIVELHGGELNFTHIGKWFTFTIELPLLAMELDKP is encoded by the coding sequence GTGAAAAGTTCAACATTATATTATGATATTTATCTTATTTTTCTATTTATGATTATTTTTGTAATTATATTTTATATGATGACCCGCAAGATTGTTCATGATCTGATCAATCTGGAACAAGGATTAACGATCATCGCACAGGGAAATATGGATCATCGCATTACCACCCAGCGCGAGGATGAGTTGGGACGGGTCATTCATAGTGTGAACACCATGGCAGCGCAGCTTCAGCAAAAGATTGCGCAGGAGCGTGAACTCGAAAACAGCAAAATGGAGCTCATTAACGGCATTTCGCATGATCTGCGTACGCCACTCACGAGCGTTATCGGCTATATGGAATTGCTGCAAAGTCGTTCCTTTCGCAATGAAGACGAATATCAACGCTTTGTGCAAAATGCGCACAATAAAGCGCTCCATTTGAAAAAAATGCTGGAGGATCTGTTTGAATATACACGACTTGCTTGGAAGGAAGCACGGCTACACCGAGAGTCGATTGATATGATCCAAATGGTCAATCAACTGTATTACGAATTTGAACCGATTGCGCGCGAGATGGGAATCGCGGTCGTCAAACATACGATGAACACCTCCATCTATACGCAGGTAGACAGTGAAAAGATCGCACGTACCATTGATAATTTGCTCAATAATGCCCTTCATCATTCGCTCACGCCGGGTACGATACAGCTTGTGATGAAGCAGACGGAGCAGCGCGTCATTATCGAAATTACGAACGAAGGCATCCCACTTACGAAGGAACAGGAAAAGCGGCTGTTTGAACGCTTTTACAAGGTGGATCAATCTCGTCAAGATCGTGGATCGCAATCCGGTACTGGGCTGGGATTATCTATCGCCCGAAGTATCGTTGAACTGCATGGCGGCGAGCTGAATTTCACTCATATAGGCAAATGGTTCACATTTACGATTGAGCTGCCTTTGTTAGCGATGGAGTTGGACAAACCATGA
- a CDS encoding ABC transporter permease, protein MIKYVTKRLLIACCTLLVILFILFAMMEWMPGTPFNDDKLTAQQLAQLNTAYGLDKPVPVKFANYVTHVLQGDFGVSYVIQKNMPIASLIQDRLLISFQIGLQAIALGVVLGLILGILSALRHSTIWDTISSLVSMLGASIPSYVFALGLMYVFAFQLGWFPVLFSQRMTDSSTILPSIALAMLPIAKVARFTRNEMIEALQSDYIQLAQSKGINSFGIIVFHALRNTLIPLLTVIAPMVVGMMMGSMVIENIFAIPGIGNLFITAIQVNDYNVAISIAFIYSVLFIGMMLLVDLLYGLIDPRIRLAGGGKA, encoded by the coding sequence ATGATCAAATATGTAACGAAGCGGCTGTTGATTGCGTGCTGTACACTGCTGGTCATTTTGTTCATCTTGTTCGCGATGATGGAGTGGATGCCGGGTACGCCGTTCAATGATGATAAATTGACTGCCCAGCAGCTAGCGCAGCTCAATACCGCGTATGGATTGGACAAGCCAGTGCCAGTGAAATTCGCCAACTATGTTACCCATGTGCTGCAAGGAGATTTTGGCGTATCGTATGTGATTCAGAAAAATATGCCAATTGCCAGCTTGATTCAGGATCGGCTGCTGATCTCATTTCAAATCGGCTTGCAGGCGATTGCGCTTGGTGTAGTACTCGGTCTTATTCTCGGTATCCTCTCGGCGCTGCGTCACTCCACGATCTGGGATACGATCTCATCGCTAGTGTCGATGTTGGGTGCGAGTATTCCGTCGTATGTATTCGCGCTGGGCTTGATGTACGTGTTCGCTTTTCAATTGGGTTGGTTTCCGGTGTTGTTCTCGCAGCGGATGACAGATTCGTCTACTATTTTGCCGAGTATTGCACTGGCAATGCTGCCAATTGCCAAGGTGGCGCGGTTTACACGCAATGAAATGATCGAAGCGCTGCAATCCGATTATATTCAATTGGCGCAATCGAAGGGCATCAATAGCTTTGGTATTATCGTTTTTCATGCGCTGCGTAATACGCTGATTCCACTGCTGACAGTGATTGCACCGATGGTGGTGGGCATGATGATGGGCAGTATGGTGATTGAGAATATTTTCGCCATTCCGGGTATCGGCAATCTGTTCATTACCGCGATTCAGGTAAATGATTACAATGTCGCGATCTCAATTGCCTTTATCTACAGCGTACTTTTTATCGGTATGATGCTGCTGGTCGATCTGCTGTATGGTCTGATTGATCCACGAATTCGGCTGGCGGGAGGAGGAAAAGCGTGA